CCCCTCCGCAGTAGTATTTTCCGCCACCGGCCGGTCCGGTCCCTGGCCTGACACCAGCACCATGTCTTGGCTCACGCCCTTCTCCGCCAGGTAGCTGCGCACCGTCTGCGCGCGGGCGTGGCTCAGCGCCAGGTTGCTATCGCGCTGGCCCAGGTTGTCGGTGTGGCCGATCACCTCCACCTGCTTGCCTTTGACCTTGTGCAGCGCGGCCGCCATCTCGTCGAGGATCACCTTGCCAGAGTCGGCCAGCGTCGCCTTGCCGCTTTCGAACTCGATGATGCGCTTCGCCAGCGCAGCATCGAGCAGGTTCTGTTCCGCCGCGCTCACGCGCAAGCCATTGTTGACGGTGTAGGTGGGATTGAGGCTGGTGGCGATGTCGCTGGCGATCTGCTGGCGCTGCGCCTCGTTGGCCACCTCGCCGCGCAAGGTGATATTGGTACCGTCGATCTTGATCTCGCCCTTGGTGATCCATTTCAGATTCGGGCCGATCAGCTTGAGCAGGTAGCCATGCCAGTTGGGCGGCAGCGATACCCGGGCGATCGCTACCTGGTCCACCACCCGCTCCGGCCCATACAGCTCGCGCACGCGCGCCAGCAAGGCCGCCTTGCCGCCCTCGTCGGCAACGGCGCCATTGACCACCACCTGGCCCGGGCGCGGGTCGCTCCCGGTCTGGGCGGTCGCGGGAACCATCAACATAAACAATGCCGGCGCCAGGGCCGGCCAGATCGAACGCTGGCGCATCGGATACTCCCAAGGATGATCAAACAAAGGTTTCGTGAAACAGCTCGCG
This is a stretch of genomic DNA from Duganella zoogloeoides. It encodes these proteins:
- a CDS encoding OmpA family protein — encoded protein: MRQRSIWPALAPALFMLMVPATAQTGSDPRPGQVVVNGAVADEGGKAALLARVRELYGPERVVDQVAIARVSLPPNWHGYLLKLIGPNLKWITKGEIKIDGTNITLRGEVANEAQRQQIASDIATSLNPTYTVNNGLRVSAAEQNLLDAALAKRIIEFESGKATLADSGKVILDEMAAALHKVKGKQVEVIGHTDNLGQRDSNLALSHARAQTVRSYLAEKGVSQDMVLVSGQGPDRPVAENTTAEGRARNRRIEFRVAQ